The window tcgtgccccccgctcaaggtgtctagcgatatcgtcgctaatcatccAGAGATTTTTGCCCAttaccaatcttggagattacctgcccaactgttggggaacgtagcagaaatccaaaattttctacgcatcaccaagatcaatctatggagtttactagcaacgagagggaatgagtgcatctacatacccttgtagatcgcgagcggaagcgttcaagagaacggggttgatggagtcgtactcgtcgtgatccaaatcaccgatgatcctagcgccgaacggacggcacctccgcgttcaacacacgtacggagcagcgacgtctcctccttcttgatccagcaaggggggaggagaggttgatggagatccagcagcacgacggcgtggtggtggaagtagcgggatcccggcagggcttcgccaagcgcaagcggggaggaagaggtgtcacgggagggagagggaggcgccagggcttggattgctgctgccctccctcccccccactatatatagggccaagggagagggggggcacagccttggcccttcctctaaggaagggtgcggccagggaggagtccttcctccccaaggcacctcggaggtgccttccccctttaggactctccgtttatcttatctcttggcgcatgggcctcttggggctggctCCCTTGggccatataggccaaggcgcaccccccccacagcccatgtggccccccggggctggtggaccccttggtggacccccggacccctttcggcactcccggtacaataccgataaagtgcaaaacttttccggcgaccaaaataagacttcccatatataaatctttacctccggaccattccggaactccttgtgacgtccgggatctcatccgggactccgaacaactttcgggttaccgcatactaatatctctataaccctagcgtcaccgaaccttaagtgtgtagaccctacgggttcgggagacaggcagacatgaccgagacgactctccggtcaataaccaacagcgggatctggatacccatgttggctcccacatgctcctcgatgatctcatcggatgaaccacgatatcgaggattcaatcaatcccgtatacaattccctttgtctatcggtatgttacttgcccgagattcgatcgtcggtatcccgataccttgttcaatctcgttaccggcaagtctctttactcgttccgtaactcacatcatcccgtgatcaactccttggtcacattgtgcacattatgatgatgtcctaccgagtgggcccagagatacctctccgtttacacggagtgacaaatcccagtctcgattcgtgccaacccaacagacactttcggagatacctgtagtgcacctttatagccacccaattacgttgtgacgtttggtacacccaaagcattcctacggtatccgggagttgcacaatctcatggtctaaggaaatgatacttgacattagaaaagctctgagcaaacgaactacacgatcttgtgctaggcttaggattgggtcttgtccatcacatcattctcctaatgatgtgatcccgttatcaacgacatccaatgtccatggtcaggaaaccgtaaccatctattgatcaacgagctagtcaactagaggcttactagggacatggtgttgtctatgtatccacacatgtatctgagtttcctatcaatacaattctagcatggataataaacgattatcatgaacaaggaaaaataataataaccaatttattattgcctctagggcatatttccaacaccaacGTTGTACAATATGatacaatggaggtggacgaacacaaataccattacgggaagcctctcatcaaagatgaaagatctctaacaacgatgatgcgaagattccatgattggtacatgaaaacctgcagagagtctggggggaaggatactttgacgctgggagttaaagaggagcatgacctcgttggaattgaactgttgactcttccatttgaggagttcttccagtttttcaatcaaaaagCCCTCGAttaattaacggtcacttgctactgtctgtaagtactacttctgtcattaagtctctatatatagctcagctcttgcATTGCATGTAtctataattatcctcactatattatacagattgaagatcgccgaattgaagaaaagacaaatcggtgatattgggttcattaacacaaatctcatagatgaatatacggttaaatttcatgccaaagataccgaggccaacttgctacgatcgttggtaaaaaatcaaaacaaagatataatactctttccttattcggtttcccttatttgtcgaggttatagtaatgtaattgatgagttatgcatgcgtgcgcagctttcactatattctcctagagattaagcttgagcagggagggtcttagactcgagacgaaaagatccccaggagtatgcggacatgactgaaatcctcgagaagtaagttaaatcgatcattatcgcaccatatcagcaactttgttcattttctgatatcaagtaattgttttctttgtctggcagggtttgaaAAAAATTCACCGCAAAAACTCCGGGACTGCCGGGGaagctgcgatttacacacccgaaagtaagtacgtACTACTaactagttccgcgcatctcctagtgattcaagcgctagtttcatcaataccatttagcatgcttgcttataagtttgattgacctctattacttgtaaagtggttgtggcaggaagccgggaataattacCGTGGATACTACGCTTGCGAGTCCAtgcgccacacgacctgtgagcggggctactctaaaaacaatatgaagtgggtaagcaataatattcataattttattttattaccatcatttgtgttgagtttcattcattcatatatatgtattgacccccctcttcaaattagatgtttcagatgcgggatgaactcctagcacaagatcgcatgcgagcaattcaagaggaattggcgggattctttcttgaccacgtgatcaataaagacggagaataccatgtggaacctgagttcatatataattaggggattatattgtaagagatcttatattgtatatatgtagccagtagtgtcggatagatatacgaaaacttgttgttcgaccaatctctcgcagaaggagaggtcgatatcacttctctctgtatgcatatgttcatgacgatcttctgtacttaatggtttccttcattttcttagtagctagcgtgtcgagtcctctctatacgtatagtacgtagcgtcgaccaagcacggagataagagaggacacttctctctattaattagctagctaacacaatatatgaaacacctaaattaaccctacaaaaACCCCCAAACCCCCAAACCCCCCGCCCCCTCTTTCAGaaaaaaaaaaaaaccctagcccctgaacTGCTGACGCGTGGTAGCTTATTGGTTCCGGATGGTGCTatcaaccgggacaaaagcccccctACCAGGGCAAGCCGCAGCGGCCACATGgagccccatctgtcccggttggtataagaaccgggactaaatgtgtagggctttagtaccgaccctttggtcccggttcccgaaccgggacaaatgggccttatgaaccgggacaaatggccctttttctactagtgggacAAACATTTGTCTTATTTGTCTCATGCCATCGGCTTAAATTGGACAGGACAACCAGCAAAGTGAAATGGCAGAACCAGGGCCATCTTATTCATAGTCATCTCGTGGGAAAAAGAAGCGACGACGCTCTCCTGATGACGATGCCACAAGTTCACAAGGCAGAACCGAGAACAGCACGAGCCTTGGTTTGCCACTTTCTCTGCCTAATTTATTCTCCTCTGTTAGAGTAAATTACACGGTGGTCAATAAACTTGATCAAGTGTGTCAAATAGGCCACCGTTCTCTTAATTTCCACATTTAGATCAAACTAAATCAAGTGGGTCACCGCGGCTGCAGGCCTTGGTTTCCTCGGATGTCGCTGGTTGGGTGGGCAAACACGATCAGGGGGCTCAAAGCGAAAACAAATCAAATGTATAAAACAAAAGAAacaagagaaagaagaagaaatcaaaaaataaaaaataaatatttgCCGAGTGCAATAAAAAACACTCGGCAAAGAGAAGACACAAGAAAatttaaaaagaaaaaagaaatgtTTGCCGAGTGCAAAAAAAAGGAACTCGCCAAAATTTCTTTGCCCAGTTCAAAAAGAAAAGGAACTCGGCAAAGATTTCTTTGCCGAGTGCAAAAAAAATATAAACTCAGCAAACATTTGTTTGCCGGGTGCAAAAAAAACTCGCCAAAGATTTCTTTGCCGAGTTCCCCGAAAAAATGCGCTCGGCAAACCTTTTAAACTGGGCAAAATTACAAGAGAATTGTGTTCACAAGATTACATCAGGAATTGCAATACACAGGAGAAGAAATTAACTTAAAAACAGTCAATGAAACCTAGAGCTAGCATACTTGTAGCACACACTCACCTCTATGTACACATACAGTTATCAGCCAACTCAATTAAGATGTAGAAATGAGAATTGAACTGAATGGACAGCAGAGGAAAAAGAAGGGGTTGGTCGGTTGTACATAAGAATGCTGCCCAGTGCCCACCTCACTTGCGTTGGGCCTGTCGCGCGGTGGCGATGAAGTCCGTACATGTTGGTGTGGTTTCCTGCAGCGGGGGAGGAGAGCATCGGCGACCGGACTGAGATTGAGGTTGAGGCGTGAGGGTGAGGGGAGAGGGCATGTGATGTGAGCCTCCTCCGTTTGAATACCTGGGAAAGGGATGGGTCTCATGAATCTCGATGCAGCGTACGTAGTAGGCGACTAAGAGCGGTTCTGCTATCCATGGTCATCGCTGAGTCAAGATCCCACACCTGTCAATTAAGCAGCACGCTCCCCAAAATAacaagagcatctacagccggccTCGCCAAATACGTAGATTTGACGCATTCATGCAGGGACAATTTGATGCTCTGACGCATTCACGCAGTACATGTTTCGAACTGAGACCCGGATTTTCGTTGAAACCGGGCACATGCTGTAAGCATTACTAGGATCCCAACTAATTAGACAGTAGCCATATATTTGACATTGAAAATGAATGCCTGAACATAATGAAATCACAATCCAATAGTGGTACGTAGGTGAGCCACACAAAGGCTTTCAGTGACTTAACAGCCAGTACAATACAACTGAAATATATAAGAGAAAATAACATGTAGTATACAGATCCCAAAGCACATGCCAACAGAAGTACGTAATCTAAACAAGAAAGTAATGCAATGCAAAATTTGAAGTCTTAGCAATATCAGACCACAAACCAATAGCAGTCTCACAGCAAGTGCCATGTTATTACAAAGCCATATTAATTAAACACTTCACAAGCACACCAGTAGTAGTACATAGTTTTTCTTTTCATACACACAAAGAAGCAGTGTGAAAAGCGAAGCAGTAGTTGTCGAATCTTTGATGCGAGGAGCTAGCGGCACGAGTCTTGAAACAGCAGTTATGATGCCTTCATTCCGGCGACCTGAAAATATAGCAAGCAACTCAGCGCCAACACATGTTGAGATGCAGTCGGGAACTAGGCACTAATGCAGACAATATATAGTTGGCAGGGAGTGACTTACATACACATTGTGCGGATCAGAAAGCATAAGTCAAGCTCTGAGAGAATACCGAAACTGGCGCATACCACCAATTCTACGATGGCTGCGCAGCAGCGTAAGAAATTCTGGGCTGATTTCTATGAAGAATAGATGCTGGAGGGTTTCGAGGAACTTAATGTCAAGTGGGACCTCTGTCATGCTGTTGAGGTTGTCTAGGTGTAATTTTTCCAGAGTCGCCATAGCACCTTCGTCTATTTCTATCCTCTTCAGATGAGGAAGGTCCTTTAACACAAGAGTCTTCAGGTTGGGGAACCACCCCATGCGAAATACCAGCTGCTCTCCGTTGTATGCATTTATCAAGAACAGCTCCGTCAAATTTGTCAACCTGGAGAAGGATGACAGGGGGTCTTGTATCAGTCCTGACCAGTTTAGACGCAATGCATACAAGTTTCCACCTGCAGCTTTGAAGACGAGGGACTCATGTATGGTCTGTTCGTCCAATTTTCCTCTCAAACGTAGCTTCTGCAGATTCGGTGGAAGGGCATTCAACCGGAGAACCTCATTCTCATCACTTGCGGTCACCTCTAGGTAGGACAAAAACTGCATCTGAATAAGAGACTCACAGAGGCGTTCACAGTAGATTCTCTTCACATTCAATAACCTCAGGCTTCTCATTTGCCTCAGCTCTCCCAGTTGTCTAACAGAGTCATCCTCTGCCTGCAACGCCTGTAGTGTCTGCAGGTTTgtcaggttaccaagacccttgGAGATGAGTACACCACTGCACGCCTCGAGAGCTCTATCAGATTGATCATTCCATTTCTGAGAAAACAAGTGTCTAAGCTTCTTCAGTTTCACAATCCCACTGGGCAACTCACGTATCTCTGATGTACAAAGGTCCAGTGTCAACAAATTTAGAAGCTTCTCGACAGAATTCGGGAGCATCTTCACTTTAGAATTACGTAGACCCAAATGGCGGAGATTGAAGAGATCCCCAATAGCATATGGAATCTTCACAATTGGGAGACCACTTAATTCTAGCACTGTCATATATCTTGACTTCTCACATAACAGAGGCAGCAGAGTGAATGATGGCATAGTATCATCCAATGCTGTCATGGATCGTAGCTGGTGTAAACTTGAAATTGATTTCTCAACATCCTTCGTTAGTGTGTGTACTACCAATCGACGCCCCCCATTCTCAAGAGACCCTCCACATTTGTCTTCCTCATATGTAACACCAAAACAGTCACTCTGGCACAAATCAACTGCTAATTCACGTATAATATCATGCATTATGAATTTCTTTATCCTACCAAATGAGTTCCTTTCAACAAGTTGTAGCATGTTCCTATGAACCAACTCCTGCATATATCCTTCTGCCACTTCTTCTAATGTGCTTGCACCCCTCTGCTCGATGAACCCCTCTGCTATCCATAACCGTGCAAGCTTTTTTCTATGGAAAAGATGGTCTTCTGGAAATAAGCTGCAATATAGGAAGCAACTTTTCAAATGTGTCGGAAGGTAGCTGAAACTCAAATAAAGAATATTCCTGACATGTTCCATGCTTGGATTGTTAACTAGCTCCCAGTCCAGCTGGTCATGTATTCGCTTGAATTCCACTTTGGTCTTCTCGCGCATGAAGAGCAGCCTACCAACAGCGACAATTGCAAGAGGTATGCCTTTACACTTGCTGACAATTTCCTGGGCTAATTGTGTGATTTCATCAGGGCATTTATGATTTGTATCTCTCGAAAACCCCATCTTACAGAAGAGCTTCCATGAGTCATCTTTTGATAGAGCTTCAATTGTTATCCTCTGGTCTTGGAGAGCATGGTGAGCTACACTATCAATGCGTGTTGTCACAAGTACTCTACTCCTCTTCTGATTTTGAGCGAGTGCTCCAAATAGATCATTGAGAGCTTCCGGAGCCCAAACGTCATCCAATATGATGAAATATTTCTTGTCCTGTAGGAAGGTCCTTAATTCATCTTGAAGGCCATTAATGTCCATGTTGTTGATGTTACCAGGTGTGTCGTTTCTGTTTTTGTAAAGTTCAGTAATCAGACATTTCAGGACATCTTTTATGGAATAAGTTTGAGAGATGGAGACCCATGTATGGCATTCAAACTTTTCTCTCTCTTTCTTGTAGACATTAGCAGCCAAAGCTGTTTTACCCAGCCCTCCCATTCCATGCAACACTATCACAGAACGTACCAAATCATCACTTCCCAAATACCCCTCAAGTTTTTCTCTGTTTGTATCCACCCCCACAAGATCTTCTGCATCAAGGGAACGTGAAATGCTTGCGAGGTGTTGGGACCTCTCAACAATGTAACTCGAGTCACCGGGATCCCAACCACCTACCATTGGAACCCACCTATCTTTAGCCTGGAAGAGGTGCACAAGATTGATCTCTGCTTCCTTAACAAATAATGCTATCCGGTTCAAGGAAAGCAACACATTTGGTCGCTTGAATCCTTTCTTCAGATAGGCACCCCATCCAGTATCATGTTTATGACCAACAAGATGCAAATACTCGTCCACAATGTCCTCGATCCCGTGTCCAAGCCTTCGCAACTCTTGAACCCAGATTCCATAGTTCTGATTCTTCAGATTCCGGACATCCACCCGGCAAAGAAATCCATGCATTAGCCTGAGTTCACTTCTAATGCGACCCATCCTACCCTGAAGCTCTGTTAGTTGTGCAATGGACTTTTGGAACTGTGAGCTAGCCTGCTTCAGTGCTTCATTCCCTAGAGCAACGCCAATCTTTATCACAGCTGAAAGAATCACTACCTCAGCCATTTCCTCCTACTTTGTCGCAGGTAGATTTCACAGTATGTAACCCATGTGTCCTTATAGATCATTTTACATTATTATCTACAAATAAAAAGTGTATTGTAGTAAGATAGGTATTAAGCATCAAACAAGAAAACAACAAAAATGTGCAATGGTTCATTGTGATAAGAGaactatatactccctccgtttccgaaatataagtctttttagagattttaatatGGACAGTTCCATATTAAAATCTCTAAAATGACTTGTATTTACGAACGGACGGAGTAGTCTATAATATTACCATACTTTTATGTGACAAAACTACGCTGAGGCTAGTGGTAAACCTGTTGCACCCAGGCTTGGTAGGTGTATTTAGAGTTATGAAATACTGTGGCAAAATATGTGGacagaaacccaacctgggctaGAACGCTAGGGATTGCCCAATATTGATGAAAGAAAGAAGCATTTTTGAGTCAAATTCCCCAACCCTGGCCgccatgccccccccccccccccgccgccgccttaGTCCCCCACCTTTCTCCAGTCCGGCAGGCTCGTCGGCGATCAGAGGAGTGGGGATTCACCCCCCTTTCATTTTTCATAGTTCTAGTAGGTCCTCGTTTCCCATAGGTTTTGGTACCCTGGCGGCACCGACAAGGTGGCGGCGGGTTGGCGTGTTGGAATAAAGTCTCTCCGGCCTCTTGCTACATCGTTGCACTACTGGAAAAGGGCTTATAGGTGAACCCCAATGAGTGGTGGGCGAGACGGGGCACCCACCACAACTTTTTTTGAAAACAAGCCGTGGCAGGTACCCAAACCAGCCCGTCATAGCTAATAGACTAACTGTGAAGGGCAGAACACGTGACCCGCCACAGGTATATTCACCCTAGCGGGACTTGTCTGCGTAACTCAGTAGTGACGGGCTCTACCTAGGGCCCACCACAGGTAGATGACTAAGCAGTGGCGGGCAGTGCCTCGCAACCGCCACTAGTTATCCTTGCCAGATGTCCACTTCTATCAGAATATAGCTGTGGCGGTTGCTCGTTGCCGCCCGCCGCAGCACGAACACAGTTTATCAAGCCACGTGCACCCCCATCGCCCCCCTCACTTCACTCACTCTCCCTCACCCTAACTCTCCCCCATGGACCTCGCTCTTGGCACCATCGTCGCCTCTGCCTTGCCGTCCTCTTCGCCGGCCCTGTCGGCCCTGTCGTTGTCATCGCCATGGGATCCGGTATGATCTCATCGTCCGTGCCATCACCCACACCAACGGCCGCGGCCACCACCAAAACCAACGGTCATGGCCGCCACCCACATTGGTAGGGGAGCTATAGGGTTAGAGTTAGGATTACGTGGGTTACGTCTAGGGTTTGTAGATCGTAGATTGTAGTTACATTCTTTGTTCGTAGATTATATGAACTTTCTTATTCCTATTCGTAGATCATAGACAGTAGATTATAGGAACTTTCTTTACAGGGATTCATACAAATGCTTTGGCGAACCTTGATTTATTTCTGTTTCGCCAAATTTCTAGCACTTAATATGTCCATGTTAAAGCAGAGTTCTGCCCAAATTTTAATGTAGTGTTGTTGGTATTGTTACTTATATTCTTTGTTCGTATATTGTAGGAACTTTCTTATTAATATACGTAGATTCTAGACAGTAGATTATAGGAACTTTCTTTACAGGGATTCATAATATGAGCTAATGTTTTGGCGAAAAGttgatttatttccgtttcgCCAAATTTCTAGCACTTAATATGTCCATTTTAAAGTAGAGTTCATGCCCAAATTTTAATGTAATGCTGTTGAAACTGAGTCATGTAGCTATTTAATGTTTTTTCTACaggtactcccttcgttccaaagTAGATGACCCAAACGTGGTACAAACTTTGTAccaagttgggtcatctattttggaatggagggagtaatactTAACTAGTCTGCTGATATTGTTAGATACATTTTTTATCGGGGGGCGGGCAAATTCTCACTCTAAATCCACATGCTGAGATGAGAGTTGTTTTCAAAGGAGGATACCCACTGTTGTCATAGGGGTCGTCCTTCCTCTTCTCCTCCCGTGAAAACTTCGTAAAGCAGGATGAGAATGTGAAGGACGACCTTCACTAACGGTCGAAATAACATTGAGTGTATATCATATATACAACGACTTGGGAGATGAACTGATTGTTGTCGTAGAGTGTCGTTCTGGCCTCCTCCTCTGATACATTGGTAAAGGGGGAGGAGAAGGTGAAGAACGACCATCACCGACAGTCGAAGTACCAGTCATGGAGTGCCCAACATATGTACAACCACTTAAGAGTGCGAATTGCCCACCCGATGAAAGACATCCAGACCGTACACAGTTTTAATTATCTTCTTATATAGTTGCTTTTGTATAAATCAGACCGTACACAGTTTTAATTGTCTAACTTTCAACTTTTGCAATTTAGACGAAGGAGCCAACAGGCCTCGTTACGACTCCTACAACCCTAGTTGTCATATCTTGAGGCTGGTTGGGCACTCGATGTTCGCGCTCACCTATGCAGAGAGGACTCTAGTAGACACCCAGAAGGCTCTACAATACGCCAAGAGCGATGAAGGATCTCCCGATCTTGCGAGGGAACCCACTAGATGCCGCAAAGCTGTTACAGAGAGTGCGCGAGGAGCCATTGAGGCTGTCGAGACAGTTTTTGAAACTGCCCAGTCCGCCCTAGCCGCGGTCAAGAAGATGATTGGAGACGATGAAAACTCTTCACATAGCTGAGCTTAATTGGAAGTTGTTATGATGGAGCTGAACTTTTGTTTGTCAATTGTTTGTGCAGTGCCATAATGTGGTATCTATGATCGATGCTCTTAATGTAGTTTCTCTGTTTCTATGAAAATTCCTATAGACTTTGCTATATGTACTTGGGCAACTTGTTGTTAGCTTGCTGGTTATATGTATAGTTTTGCAGGGAAGCCCAGGTTGCCGGGCCCAACCACAACATCTAGCTGCGGTGGGCGAGGGAATTTGACCGCCACAACTACATCATCTACCTGTGGCGGGCGGAAGGACATGCCCGCCACTGGAGGTGCTCTACAGGTGGCGGGCATGTGCCCACCAGTGATGGGGTACTAGCAGCGGCGGCAGGTCGGTGGCGGGCAGGCCTGGGAGCCTGGCCTGGCACTGCTGGCCTTTTTGCCCCCGTCACTTTTAGGCATTCCTGCAGTAGTGATGACATCGAACCTAGCGCTAATGAAGGGCATGTATGGGAAGGTGTTGTCCGATCTGTTGGCTCTATTCGGATCTTGGCTTTTGGTGCGGGGACTTTGACCTCTTTGATTGATTTATTATGCGTCATGGTCCACTTTCTCCAACCCTTTGGACTGATAGTGGAGGATTGCAAGCATGTGCTTCCTTGGGTGATGCCCCAACCTATATACCTTCAACAGTTGCTACATCTCATTA is drawn from Aegilops tauschii subsp. strangulata cultivar AL8/78 chromosome 1, Aet v6.0, whole genome shotgun sequence and contains these coding sequences:
- the LOC109747987 gene encoding disease resistance protein RPM1 → MAEVVILSAVIKIGVALGNEALKQASSQFQKSIAQLTELQGRMGRIRSELRLMHGFLCRVDVRNLKNQNYGIWVQELRRLGHGIEDIVDEYLHLVGHKHDTGWGAYLKKGFKRPNVLLSLNRIALFVKEAEINLVHLFQAKDRWVPMVGGWDPGDSSYIVERSQHLASISRSLDAEDLVGVDTNREKLEGYLGSDDLVRSVIVLHGMGGLGKTALAANVYKKEREKFECHTWVSISQTYSIKDVLKCLITELYKNRNDTPGNINNMDINGLQDELRTFLQDKKYFIILDDVWAPEALNDLFGALAQNQKRSRVLVTTRIDSVAHHALQDQRITIEALSKDDSWKLFCKMGFSRDTNHKCPDEITQLAQEIVSKCKGIPLAIVAVGRLLFMREKTKVEFKRIHDQLDWELVNNPSMEHVRNILYLSFSYLPTHLKSCFLYCSLFPEDHLFHRKKLARLWIAEGFIEQRGASTLEEVAEGYMQELVHRNMLQLVERNSFGRIKKFIMHDIIRELAVDLCQSDCFGVTYEEDKCGGSLENGGRRLVVHTLTKDVEKSISSLHQLRSMTALDDTMPSFTLLPLLCEKSRYMTVLELSGLPIVKIPYAIGDLFNLRHLGLRNSKVKMLPNSVEKLLNLLTLDLCTSEIRELPSGIVKLKKLRHLFSQKWNDQSDRALEACSGVLISKGLGNLTNLQTLQALQAEDDSVRQLGELRQMRSLRLLNVKRIYCERLCESLIQMQFLSYLEVTASDENEVLRLNALPPNLQKLRLRGKLDEQTIHESLVFKAAGGNLYALRLNWSGLIQDPLSSFSRLTNLTELFLINAYNGEQLVFRMGWFPNLKTLVLKDLPHLKRIEIDEGAMATLEKLHLDNLNSMTEVPLDIKFLETLQHLFFIEISPEFLTLLRSHRRIGGMRQFRYSLRA